Proteins encoded by one window of Vidua chalybeata isolate OUT-0048 chromosome 10, bVidCha1 merged haplotype, whole genome shotgun sequence:
- the LOC128792783 gene encoding thiamine transporter 2-like isoform X1 — MDCWKGAVSHSWIYPTVIICANGFFTTMRPSESFLTPYLTGPDKNLTTEEVTNQILPVWTYSYLALLFPVFLLTDYVRYKPVLLLQGISLIVTWLLLLFAHGVLAMQLVEFFYGMVTATEVAYYAYIYSVVSTQHYQKVTSYCRSVTLVAATVAAVLGQLLVSLAHVSYFYLNAITLASVSLAFLCAFFLPMPQRSMFFHRRDAPEPLPGPSSCQEERSPDAAARAPTPQPQAGNAGPHRHMLSVLLQLGRDLRDCYGSRKLLYWSLWWALATAGFNQVVNYVQLLWDLRAPSHSSAVYNGAVEAIATFLGSATSMAVGYVKVNWDISGELALGIFSALDSGSLLLMHFTDNIWACYAGYLAFKACYMLLITIATFQIAVNLSMERYALMFGFNNFVALAIQTILTVVVVDSRGLGLDISTQFLIYGSYFTVITGIFLIRSIYTIISIKCRNTSVAAESTAP; from the exons ATGGATTGCTGGAAGGGAGCTGTAAGCCACAGCTGGATTTATCCCACAGTGATCATCTGTGCAAATGGATTTTTCACCACAATGAGGCCATCAGAATCTTTTCTCACCCCCTATCTAACAGGACCAGACAAAAACCTAACAACTGAAGAG GTTACCAACCAGATTCTGCCAGTTTGGACATACTCCTACCTcgctctgcttttcccagtgttCCTGCTCACAGACTACGTGCGCTACAAGCCCgtcctcctcctgcagggcaTCAGCCTCATCGTCAcgtggctcctgctgctctttgcacATGGAGTGCTGGCCATGCAGCTGGTGGAATTCTTCTACGGCATGGTCACAGCCACCGAGGTGGCCTATTACGCCTACATCTACAGCGTGGTCAGCACCCAACACTACCAGAAGGTCACCAGCTACTGCAGGAGTGTCACTCTGGTGGCAGCCACCGTGGCCGCCGTGCTGGGACAGCTGCTGGTGTCCTTAGCACACGTCTCCTACTTCTACCTCAACGCCATTACCTTGGCTTCCGTGTCCCTGGCGTTCCTGTGCGCGTTCTTCCTGCCCATGCCCCAGAGGAGCATGTTCTTCCACAGGAGAGATGCCCCTGAGCCTCTGCCAGGGCCCTCGAGCTGCCAAGAGGAAAGGAGCCCCgatgctgctgccagggccccgaccccccagccccaggctggcaaTGCCGGGCCCCACAGGCACATGCTCAgcgtgctgctgcagctgggcagggaccTGAGGGATTGCTACGGCTCCCGCAAGCTCCTCTACTGGTCCCTGTGGTGGGCTCTGGCCACGGCCGGCTTTAACCAGGTGGTGAATtatgtgcagctgctgtgggaccTGCGAGCCCCCTCGCACAGCTCCGCAGTGTACAATGGAGCTGTCGAAGCAATAGCAACTTTTTTGG GTTCAGCAACATCCATGGCAGTTGGATATGTCAAAGTAAACTGGGATATCTCTGGAGAACTGGCTTTGGGAATTTTCTCTGCACTGGATTCTGGTTCTCTGCTTCTTATGCACTTCACTGACAACATCTGGGCATGTTATGCTGGTTACCTTGCATTTAAAGCTTGCTATATGCTCCTTATAACAATAGCAAC GTTTCAGATTGCTGTCAACCTCAGCATGGAGCGTTATGCTTTGATGTTTGGCTTCAACAACTTTGTTGCATTGGCAATTCAGACGATTTTAACTGTTGTTGTAGTAGATTCAAGAGGTCTGGGACTGGATATCAGCACTCAG TTTCTCATTTATGGCAGCTACTTCACAGTCATAACTGGAATTTTCCTGATCAGAAGCATATACACCATAATTTCCATCAAATGCAGAAATACAAGTGTGGCTGCTGAAAGCACTGCCCCTTAA
- the LOC128792782 gene encoding thiamine transporter 2-like produces MSCWKQEKANIWAFPTLILCLYGFFYMMKPSEPFLTPYLTGPDKNLTTDEVTNQILPVWTYSYLALLFPVFLLTDYVRYKPVLLLQGISLIVTWLLLLFAHGVLAMQLVEFFYGMVTATEVAYYAYIYSVVSTQHYQKVTSYCRSVTLVAATVAAVLGQLLVSLAHVSYFYLNAITLASVSLAFLCAFFLPMPQRSMFFHRRDAPEPLPGPSSCQEERSPDAAARAPTPQPQAGNAGPHRHMLSVLLQLGRDLRDCYGSRKLLYWSLWWALATAGFNQVVNYVQLLWDLRAPSHSSAVYNGAVEAIATFLSSLTSFLVQYVKINWDYFGELALGIFSAIDASCLFLMHFSTSIWACYAGYLIFKACYMLLLTIATFQIAVNLSMERYALMFGFNNFIALLIQTILTIVVVDSRGLGLDIVTQFLIYGSYFAVIHGIFMIRSICVLVSCKCQRKIMRSCTEQLNQAEHESREQIVTSYMTRL; encoded by the exons ATGAGCTGCTGGAAGCAAGAGAAAGCCAACATCTGGGCTTTTCCCACCCTGATTCTCTGCCTCTATGGATTCTTCTACATGATGAAACCATCAGAACCTTTCCTAACACCCTATTTAACAGGACCAGATAAAAACCTGACCACAGATGAG GTTACCAACCAGATTCTGCCAGTTTGGACATACTCCTAccttgctctgcttttcccagtgttCCTGCTCACAGACTACGTGCGCTACAAGCCCgtcctcctcctgcagggcaTCAGCCTCATCGTCAcgtggctcctgctgctctttgcacATGGAGTGCTGGCCATGCAGCTGGTGGAATTCTTCTACGGCATGGTCACAGCCACCGAGGTGGCCTATTACGCCTACATCTACAGCGTGGTCAGCACCCAACACTACCAGAAGGTCACCAGCTACTGCAGGAGTGTCACTCTGGTGGCAGCCACCGTGGCCGCCGTGCTGGGACAGCTGCTGGTGTCCTTAGCACACGTCTCCTACTTCTACCTCAACGCCATTACCTTGGCTTCCGTGTCCCTGGCGTTCCTGTGCGCGTTCTTCCTGCCCATGCCCCAGAGGAGCATGTTCTTCCACAGGAGAGATGCCCCTGAGCCTCTGCCAGGGCCCTCGAGCTGCCAAGAGGAAAGGAGCCCCgatgctgctgccagggccccgaccccccagccccaggctggcaaTGCCGGGCCCCACAGGCACATGCTCAgcgtgctgctgcagctgggcagggaccTGAGGGATTGCTACGGCTCCCGCAAGCTCCTCTACTGGTCCCTGTGGTGGGCTCTGGCCACGGCCGGCTTTAACCAGGTGGTGAATtatgtgcagctgctgtgggaccTGCGAGCCCCCTCGCACAGCTCCGCAGTGTACAATGGAGCTGTCGAAGCAATAGCAACGTTTCTGA gCTCATTAACATCTTTCCTAGTACAGTATGTGAAGATTAACTGGGACTATTTTGGAGAACTGGCTTTAGGGATCTTCTCTGCAATAGATGCCAGTTGTCTGTTTCTCATGCACTTCTCTACCAGCATCTGGGCATGTTATGCTGGATATCTCATTTTCAAGGCATGCTATATGCTCCTCCTGACAATAGCAAC GTTCCAGATCGCCGTCAATCTGAGCATGGAACGCTATGCCCTGATGTTTGGATTCAACAACTTCATTGCCCTGCTGATCCAGACCATTCTCACAATAGTTGTTGTAGATTCAAGAGGCCTGGGACTGGACATAGTGACTCAA tttttaatttatggcaGCTACTTCGCAGTCATACACGGGATTTTCATGATCAGAAGCATTTGTGTGCTGGTCTCATGCAAAtgccaaaggaaaataatgagatcttgcacagagcagctgaacCAGGCTGAGCACGAGTCAAGAGAGCAGATTGTCACAAGCTACATGACACGGCTGTAG
- the LOC128792783 gene encoding thiamine transporter 2-like isoform X2, whose translation MTRSGPDKNLTTEEVTNQILPVWTYSYLALLFPVFLLTDYVRYKPVLLLQGISLIVTWLLLLFAHGVLAMQLVEFFYGMVTATEVAYYAYIYSVVSTQHYQKVTSYCRSVTLVAATVAAVLGQLLVSLAHVSYFYLNAITLASVSLAFLCAFFLPMPQRSMFFHRRDAPEPLPGPSSCQEERSPDAAARAPTPQPQAGNAGPHRHMLSVLLQLGRDLRDCYGSRKLLYWSLWWALATAGFNQVVNYVQLLWDLRAPSHSSAVYNGAVEAIATFLGSATSMAVGYVKVNWDISGELALGIFSALDSGSLLLMHFTDNIWACYAGYLAFKACYMLLITIATFQIAVNLSMERYALMFGFNNFVALAIQTILTVVVVDSRGLGLDISTQFLIYGSYFTVITGIFLIRSIYTIISIKCRNTSVAAESTAP comes from the exons ATGACAAGATCAG GACCAGACAAAAACCTAACAACTGAAGAG GTTACCAACCAGATTCTGCCAGTTTGGACATACTCCTACCTcgctctgcttttcccagtgttCCTGCTCACAGACTACGTGCGCTACAAGCCCgtcctcctcctgcagggcaTCAGCCTCATCGTCAcgtggctcctgctgctctttgcacATGGAGTGCTGGCCATGCAGCTGGTGGAATTCTTCTACGGCATGGTCACAGCCACCGAGGTGGCCTATTACGCCTACATCTACAGCGTGGTCAGCACCCAACACTACCAGAAGGTCACCAGCTACTGCAGGAGTGTCACTCTGGTGGCAGCCACCGTGGCCGCCGTGCTGGGACAGCTGCTGGTGTCCTTAGCACACGTCTCCTACTTCTACCTCAACGCCATTACCTTGGCTTCCGTGTCCCTGGCGTTCCTGTGCGCGTTCTTCCTGCCCATGCCCCAGAGGAGCATGTTCTTCCACAGGAGAGATGCCCCTGAGCCTCTGCCAGGGCCCTCGAGCTGCCAAGAGGAAAGGAGCCCCgatgctgctgccagggccccgaccccccagccccaggctggcaaTGCCGGGCCCCACAGGCACATGCTCAgcgtgctgctgcagctgggcagggaccTGAGGGATTGCTACGGCTCCCGCAAGCTCCTCTACTGGTCCCTGTGGTGGGCTCTGGCCACGGCCGGCTTTAACCAGGTGGTGAATtatgtgcagctgctgtgggaccTGCGAGCCCCCTCGCACAGCTCCGCAGTGTACAATGGAGCTGTCGAAGCAATAGCAACTTTTTTGG GTTCAGCAACATCCATGGCAGTTGGATATGTCAAAGTAAACTGGGATATCTCTGGAGAACTGGCTTTGGGAATTTTCTCTGCACTGGATTCTGGTTCTCTGCTTCTTATGCACTTCACTGACAACATCTGGGCATGTTATGCTGGTTACCTTGCATTTAAAGCTTGCTATATGCTCCTTATAACAATAGCAAC GTTTCAGATTGCTGTCAACCTCAGCATGGAGCGTTATGCTTTGATGTTTGGCTTCAACAACTTTGTTGCATTGGCAATTCAGACGATTTTAACTGTTGTTGTAGTAGATTCAAGAGGTCTGGGACTGGATATCAGCACTCAG TTTCTCATTTATGGCAGCTACTTCACAGTCATAACTGGAATTTTCCTGATCAGAAGCATATACACCATAATTTCCATCAAATGCAGAAATACAAGTGTGGCTGCTGAAAGCACTGCCCCTTAA